One Egicoccus halophilus genomic region harbors:
- a CDS encoding MFS transporter has translation MTTFAPLQVPEYRRIWIAALVSHLGTFLQLTAAPWVMQEMTNSPLLVALVTTSLTMPRLLLTLPAGALADIVDRRTLMLIGQFTSALAVAAMAVMTATGILTPYWLLGLTFVLGVGNAIGLPSFQTLIPDLVPRRMMAQAITLNSGAFNVARAIGPAIGGIVVGAGFASSAFGANAASYLAIVGVLLTFPRAKVEDTRRQPLWRSTAAGVRYARFTRPIRVLLGVTATFALTTASIQSLLPVVSTELGLGGTGFGVLYGLFGAGALVGVLTRERARVRFAGRMLPGAVLTFGVSGVVFGVAPHPVLAGAALAVNGLCWVYTLVTMNATVQLLAPRWVRSRVVSLYVLAIGVQPVGAFAAGALAEWVGAGTSVAVFNVGTVLLGLLAFRLGLPVLGEFDEPAAPDDWHVPRHARHVAGSPVLVANTWEIDHDDAEEFLAVMRDLRRQRFRTGAHRWSLYRDADRPTRITEFFVVHDWEEHLAQHARMDQEVADVLARARAFDRAEGPVTRHLAGLDVLDSHAPPVDEQLLTIHADAHRADGSLPLDERS, from the coding sequence GTGACGACGTTCGCGCCGCTGCAGGTGCCCGAGTACCGCCGCATCTGGATCGCGGCGCTGGTCAGCCACCTCGGCACGTTCCTGCAGTTGACCGCCGCGCCCTGGGTCATGCAGGAGATGACCAACTCGCCGCTGCTGGTCGCGCTGGTGACCACCTCCCTGACGATGCCGCGGCTGCTGTTGACCCTGCCGGCCGGCGCACTGGCGGACATCGTCGACCGTCGCACCCTGATGCTGATCGGGCAGTTCACCAGCGCGTTGGCGGTCGCGGCGATGGCGGTGATGACGGCGACCGGCATCCTCACGCCCTACTGGCTGCTCGGGCTGACGTTCGTGCTCGGCGTCGGCAACGCCATCGGCCTGCCGTCGTTCCAGACGCTGATCCCCGATCTCGTGCCGCGCAGGATGATGGCCCAGGCGATCACGCTCAACTCCGGCGCGTTCAACGTCGCGCGGGCGATCGGTCCGGCCATCGGGGGGATCGTCGTCGGGGCCGGGTTCGCCAGCAGCGCCTTCGGGGCCAACGCCGCCTCGTACCTCGCGATCGTCGGCGTGCTGCTGACCTTCCCGCGCGCGAAGGTCGAGGACACCCGCCGTCAGCCGCTGTGGCGTTCCACCGCGGCCGGGGTGCGCTACGCCCGCTTCACCCGGCCGATCCGGGTGCTGCTCGGGGTCACGGCCACGTTCGCACTGACGACCGCCAGCATCCAGTCGTTGCTGCCGGTGGTGTCGACCGAGCTCGGGCTGGGCGGTACCGGCTTCGGCGTGCTCTACGGCCTGTTCGGTGCCGGCGCGCTCGTGGGCGTGCTGACCCGTGAACGGGCCCGGGTCCGCTTCGCCGGACGGATGCTGCCGGGTGCGGTGCTGACCTTCGGGGTGTCCGGAGTGGTGTTCGGGGTCGCCCCCCACCCGGTCCTCGCCGGCGCGGCGTTGGCGGTCAACGGGTTGTGCTGGGTCTACACGCTGGTCACGATGAACGCGACCGTGCAGCTGCTGGCGCCGCGGTGGGTCCGCAGCCGGGTCGTGTCGCTGTACGTGCTGGCGATCGGGGTGCAGCCGGTCGGGGCGTTCGCCGCCGGGGCGCTGGCCGAGTGGGTCGGCGCCGGGACGTCGGTGGCGGTGTTCAACGTCGGCACGGTGCTGCTCGGGTTGCTGGCCTTCCGGCTCGGCCTGCCCGTGCTGGGGGAGTTCGACGAGCCGGCCGCCCCCGACGACTGGCACGTGCCCCGCCACGCCCGGCACGTGGCCGGCTCGCCGGTGCTCGTGGCCAACACGTGGGAGATCGACCACGACGACGCCGAGGAGTTCCTGGCGGTGATGCGCGATCTGCGCCGCCAACGCTTCCGCACCGGTGCGCACCGGTGGTCGCTGTACCGCGACGCGGACCGTCCCACCCGGATCACCGAGTTCTTCGTCGTGCACGACTGGGAGGAACACCTCGCCCAGCACGCGCGGATGGACCAGGAGGTCGCCGACGTGCTGGCCCGGGCGCGCGCGTTCGACCGCGCCGAGGGTCCCGTCACCCGGCACCTGGCCGGGCTGGACGTGCTCGACTCGCACGCCCCACCGGTCGACGAGCAGCTGCTCACCATCCACGCCGACGCCCACCGGGCCGACGGCAGCCTCCCGCTCGACGAGCGTTCCTGA
- a CDS encoding putative glycolipid-binding domain-containing protein: MNERLVLRPVRDEDAPRLIALIGAAYDEYPGCVLDLPELDDDLPVPATTAARRGGRWWVLEDEGRLVGSVGTGALQDDGSVELKRLYVAASHRRRGLASLLVGRVEAQAAGVGASRVVLWSDTRFLDAHRLYTGAGFVDTGARRDLHDPSHTTEIEFAKPVEVEPSLHAVRSWDGPFGVEQVRWLDLPDGASFLGEVPGTGDDHLGGPVAYTVEVDDAWRTRRATVAGPHGRQVLTSDGAGRWWRDGEPADDLAGCLDVDVEVTPLTNTLPIRRAGAGDVRAAWVRVPGPTIEPLGQTYTDEGGGRWTYRSGGGFVADLTVDDDGLVVDYAAVDDAGTRTAVWSRR; encoded by the coding sequence ATGAACGAGCGTCTGGTGCTGCGTCCGGTCCGCGACGAGGACGCCCCGCGACTGATCGCGCTGATCGGGGCCGCCTACGACGAGTACCCCGGCTGTGTGCTCGACCTGCCCGAGCTCGACGACGACCTGCCCGTGCCGGCCACGACCGCGGCCCGCCGGGGCGGCCGCTGGTGGGTGCTCGAGGACGAGGGCCGCCTGGTCGGCAGCGTCGGTACCGGCGCGTTGCAGGACGACGGCAGCGTGGAGCTCAAGCGGCTCTACGTCGCCGCCTCCCATCGCCGGCGGGGACTGGCCAGCCTGCTCGTCGGCCGGGTCGAGGCCCAGGCCGCCGGCGTCGGCGCGTCCCGGGTCGTGCTGTGGTCCGACACCCGCTTCCTCGACGCCCACCGGCTCTACACCGGCGCCGGGTTCGTCGACACCGGGGCGCGTCGCGACCTGCACGACCCGTCGCACACGACCGAGATCGAGTTCGCCAAGCCGGTCGAGGTCGAGCCGTCCCTGCACGCCGTCCGGTCGTGGGACGGCCCGTTCGGTGTCGAGCAGGTGCGCTGGCTCGACCTGCCCGACGGGGCGAGCTTCCTCGGGGAGGTGCCGGGCACCGGTGACGACCACCTCGGCGGCCCGGTCGCCTACACGGTCGAGGTCGACGACGCCTGGCGCACCCGCCGGGCCACGGTCGCCGGCCCGCACGGCCGGCAGGTGCTCACCAGCGACGGCGCTGGCCGCTGGTGGCGCGACGGCGAACCGGCCGACGACCTCGCCGGCTGCCTCGACGTCGACGTCGAGGTGACCCCGCTGACCAACACGCTGCCGATCCGCCGCGCCGGCGCCGGTGACGTGCGCGCGGCGTGGGTCCGCGTCCCCGGACCGACCATCGAGCCGCTCGGCCAGACCTACACCGACGAGGGCGGGGGCCGGTGGACCTATCGCAGCGGCGGCGGGTTCGTCGCGGACCTCACCGTCGACGACGACGGGTTGGTCGTCGACTACGCCGCGGTCGACGACGCCGGCACCCGCACCGCGGTCTGGTCCCGCCGCTGA
- the ligD gene encoding non-homologous end-joining DNA ligase, whose amino-acid sequence MDLAALRPMLAVPGREQEVRTGHRYEFKWDGVRALVGVDTDGRLQLRSRNGVDVTARYPELTGLADAIGRPAVLDGEVVAFDEQGRPSFAALQPRMHLADPTRAARAAAARPVALLLFDLLSLDGDDRLAWPQQRRRAALAELELAGGGPWSVPPDTDDLDAALTIARARDLEGVVAKRLDAPYRPGVRSNAWVKLRLARRQEVVVGGWRPGKGHRSGRIGSLLVGVHDATGLRYAGGVGSGLSEREIAALEAALTPRRDSPFVDPVEHRDACFADPELVIDVRFTEWTPDGRLRHPVYLGRRADKAAGEVVRET is encoded by the coding sequence ATGGACCTCGCCGCCCTCCGACCGATGCTGGCCGTGCCCGGCCGTGAGCAGGAGGTCCGGACCGGGCACCGGTACGAGTTCAAGTGGGACGGTGTCCGGGCGCTCGTCGGTGTCGACACCGACGGCCGGCTGCAGCTGCGCAGCCGCAACGGCGTCGACGTCACCGCCCGGTATCCCGAGCTCACCGGGCTGGCGGACGCGATCGGACGTCCCGCCGTGCTCGACGGCGAGGTCGTCGCCTTCGACGAGCAGGGCCGGCCGTCGTTCGCGGCGTTGCAGCCGCGCATGCACCTCGCCGACCCGACGCGTGCGGCCCGTGCCGCGGCGGCGCGACCGGTCGCGCTGCTGCTGTTCGACCTGCTCTCGCTCGACGGCGACGACCGACTGGCCTGGCCGCAACAGCGCCGTCGGGCCGCACTGGCGGAGCTGGAGCTGGCCGGTGGCGGGCCGTGGTCGGTCCCGCCCGACACCGACGACCTCGACGCGGCGCTGACGATCGCCCGCGCCCGCGATCTCGAGGGCGTGGTCGCCAAGCGTCTCGACGCGCCCTACCGGCCGGGCGTGCGCTCGAACGCCTGGGTGAAGCTGCGGCTCGCCCGCCGCCAGGAGGTGGTGGTCGGCGGCTGGCGGCCCGGCAAGGGGCACCGCTCGGGGCGGATCGGCTCGCTGCTCGTCGGCGTCCACGACGCGACCGGGCTGCGCTACGCCGGCGGGGTCGGGTCGGGCCTGTCGGAACGGGAGATCGCCGCGCTGGAGGCGGCGCTGACACCGCGCCGGGACTCACCGTTCGTCGACCCGGTCGAGCACCGCGACGCGTGCTTCGCCGACCCGGAGCTGGTGATCGACGTGCGCTTCACCGAGTGGACCCCCGACGGCCGGCTGCGCCATCCGGTCTACCTCGGCCGCCGCGCCGACAAGGCCGCCGGTGAGGTCGTGCGCGAGACCTGA
- a CDS encoding ATP-binding protein — MSADRVVPEDRDDFVGRVIGTEDATPLEFWVGVAPERFLQLDDVVALQRTPPGRDPVSIYGIVSQVRARHEGARFDSDVFLIEDGVLPAEVAEAAKVLSTRFEPEVFVPPLPGQAVLKAEGHDRDQALFFDRMASRLPAGLSRDGQPVFVDLEFLDGTRGAHVNISGVSGVATKTTYATFLLHSLFTSGVVPAAHNAKALIFNVKGEDLLFLDHANRKLDDTQRDRYAALGLPASAFRSVDFWAPPRRGASSAAPDTGARSEGITSFAWSLEEFCRDGLLPFLFADAGDDRQQYTMVVHNVTAQLERTAVPIGDGAVSIDGESARTFRELIDLIAARVQDELTAPEWAGRAVGIGTVNAFVRRLYGSQRHLEHLIRGDLSDPRRHRISHDAQVTVVDIHNLNDRAKRFVVGVVLQRAFEAKERSGSPDPLTFVVLDELNKYAPRDGTSPIKEILLDVAERGRSLGMILIGAQQTASEVERRVVANSAIRIVGRLDAAEASREEYGFLPPVHRQRATIVKPGTMIVSQPQLPVPLVVEFPFPAWATRPSEAGEGPPRPDGALVTQPDDPFADLDAGDGGLPF, encoded by the coding sequence GTGTCGGCCGACCGCGTCGTGCCCGAGGACCGAGACGACTTCGTCGGGCGCGTGATCGGGACCGAGGACGCGACCCCGTTGGAGTTCTGGGTCGGGGTCGCGCCCGAGCGGTTCCTGCAACTCGACGACGTGGTGGCGTTGCAGCGCACGCCGCCCGGCCGCGACCCGGTGTCGATCTACGGCATCGTCAGCCAGGTCCGGGCCCGCCACGAGGGCGCCCGGTTCGACTCGGACGTGTTCCTGATCGAGGACGGCGTGCTGCCCGCCGAGGTGGCCGAGGCCGCCAAGGTGCTCAGCACCCGGTTCGAGCCCGAGGTGTTCGTCCCACCGCTGCCGGGCCAGGCCGTGCTGAAGGCCGAGGGCCACGACCGCGACCAGGCGCTGTTCTTCGACCGGATGGCCTCGCGCCTGCCGGCCGGGCTGTCCCGCGACGGCCAGCCGGTGTTCGTCGACCTGGAGTTCCTCGACGGCACCCGGGGTGCCCACGTCAACATCTCCGGGGTGTCGGGCGTGGCGACCAAGACCACCTACGCCACCTTCCTGCTGCACAGCCTGTTCACCTCGGGGGTCGTGCCGGCCGCCCACAACGCCAAGGCGCTGATCTTCAACGTCAAGGGCGAGGACCTGCTCTTCCTCGACCACGCCAACCGCAAGCTCGACGACACCCAGCGCGACCGGTACGCCGCCCTGGGGCTTCCCGCCAGCGCGTTCCGGTCGGTCGACTTCTGGGCGCCGCCCCGACGCGGCGCCAGCAGCGCCGCGCCCGACACCGGCGCCCGCAGCGAGGGCATCACCTCGTTCGCCTGGTCGCTCGAGGAGTTCTGCCGGGACGGCCTGCTGCCGTTCCTGTTCGCGGACGCCGGTGACGACCGCCAGCAGTACACGATGGTGGTCCACAACGTCACCGCCCAACTGGAGCGCACCGCCGTCCCGATCGGTGACGGTGCGGTCTCGATCGACGGTGAGTCGGCCCGCACCTTCCGCGAGCTGATCGACCTGATCGCTGCGCGGGTCCAGGACGAGCTGACCGCACCGGAGTGGGCCGGACGTGCGGTCGGCATCGGCACGGTCAACGCCTTCGTCCGCCGCCTCTACGGCTCGCAGCGCCACCTCGAGCACCTGATCCGGGGTGACCTGTCCGACCCACGCCGACACCGCATCTCGCACGACGCCCAGGTCACCGTGGTCGACATCCACAACCTCAACGACCGGGCCAAGCGGTTCGTCGTCGGGGTCGTGCTCCAGCGCGCCTTCGAGGCCAAGGAACGCTCCGGCAGCCCGGACCCGTTGACGTTCGTCGTGCTCGACGAGCTCAACAAGTACGCCCCACGCGACGGGACCTCCCCCATCAAGGAGATCCTGCTCGACGTCGCCGAACGTGGACGCTCGCTGGGCATGATCCTGATCGGCGCCCAGCAGACCGCCTCGGAGGTCGAGCGGCGGGTGGTCGCCAACTCGGCCATCCGCATCGTCGGTCGCCTCGACGCCGCCGAGGCGTCCCGCGAGGAGTACGGCTTCCTGCCGCCCGTGCACCGCCAGCGCGCCACCATCGTCAAGCCGGGAACCATGATCGTCAGCCAGCCGCAGCTCCCGGTGCCGCTGGTGGTCGAGTTCCCGTTCCCGGCCTGGGCGACCCGTCCGTCGGAGGCCGGCGAGGGTCCGCCCCGGCCCGACGGCGCGCTGGTCACCCAGCCCGACGACCCGTTCGCCGACCTCGACGCCGGTGACGGCGGACTGCCGTTCTGA
- a CDS encoding ABC transporter ATP-binding protein codes for MANRPSRRSRLALLRRAGNAWRRVSPFLGASRGKLLGLGASSVGVGLAEAVLLALIAALAASLSEGRGSVALSLGPLETTASTVTLLWIGFALAVVRGGFQILTAYLPAAMSANAMANLRQQLFEAFTRTSWSVQASERDGHFQALMGGHVSSTSKAIVLLGQAMSALLMFLTLVASAFVLSLPTALVLIVTSALLFVLLQPLSRRLRGHAKALSAENVEYSQGMQEVVRMAEEIQVFGPSQEYRDGFHRRIELVRLPLLRTRFLGKLVPVLYQSVALLLLILALAIVAVVGGDQLASLGAVVLILIRSVSYGQQLQSAVTQMDELVPFMDRLRQSLTHYAEHPKQDGAEPLPPVERLGMDTVSFAYQPGDPVLTEVDFEVAAGEAIGVVGPSGAGKSTLVQLLLRLRDPDEGRLHVNGEDARRFRRAEWNRRVAYVPQTPQLIWGTVSENIRFYRPDIPQEAVEQAARRAHIHDEILALPDGYDTVVGERVSAVSGGQRQRLCLARALAGDPDVLILDEPTSALDVKSEMGVQESLRSLKGEMILFLVAHRMSTLSICNRVMVVVDGRLQAIDAPQRLLESNAFYREAIEITRQQSTI; via the coding sequence TTGGCGAACCGCCCGTCCCGTCGCTCCCGGCTCGCGCTGCTGCGCCGGGCCGGCAACGCCTGGCGGCGGGTGTCGCCCTTCCTCGGTGCCTCGCGCGGCAAGCTGTTGGGGCTCGGGGCGTCGTCGGTCGGCGTCGGTCTCGCCGAGGCCGTGCTGCTCGCGTTGATCGCCGCCCTGGCCGCCAGCCTCTCGGAGGGACGCGGCAGTGTCGCGCTGTCGTTGGGGCCGCTCGAGACGACGGCGTCGACCGTGACGCTGCTGTGGATCGGATTCGCGCTCGCGGTCGTCCGCGGCGGGTTCCAGATCCTGACCGCCTACCTACCGGCGGCGATGAGCGCCAACGCGATGGCGAACCTGCGCCAGCAGCTGTTCGAGGCCTTCACGCGCACGTCGTGGTCGGTGCAGGCCTCCGAGCGCGACGGCCACTTCCAGGCCCTGATGGGCGGTCACGTCTCCAGCACCTCGAAGGCGATCGTGCTGCTCGGGCAGGCGATGAGCGCCCTGCTGATGTTCCTGACCCTGGTCGCGTCGGCGTTCGTGCTGAGCCTGCCCACCGCGCTGGTGCTGATCGTCACCTCGGCGCTGTTGTTCGTGCTGCTCCAGCCGCTCTCGCGTCGGCTGCGTGGCCACGCCAAGGCGCTCAGCGCGGAGAACGTCGAGTACTCCCAGGGCATGCAGGAAGTCGTGCGCATGGCCGAGGAGATCCAGGTCTTCGGCCCGTCGCAGGAGTACCGCGACGGCTTCCACCGCCGCATCGAGTTGGTGCGGCTGCCGCTGCTGCGCACCCGCTTCCTCGGCAAGCTCGTCCCGGTGCTCTACCAGAGCGTCGCGCTGCTGCTGCTGATCCTCGCGCTCGCGATCGTGGCCGTCGTCGGGGGCGACCAGCTGGCCTCGCTCGGGGCCGTGGTCCTGATCCTGATCCGCTCGGTCAGCTACGGACAGCAACTGCAGAGCGCGGTCACGCAGATGGACGAGCTGGTCCCGTTCATGGACCGCCTGCGGCAGTCCCTGACGCACTACGCCGAGCACCCCAAGCAGGACGGCGCCGAGCCCCTGCCGCCCGTCGAGCGGCTCGGGATGGACACGGTCTCGTTCGCCTACCAACCCGGTGATCCGGTGCTCACGGAGGTCGACTTCGAGGTGGCCGCGGGCGAGGCCATCGGCGTCGTCGGACCGTCGGGGGCCGGCAAGTCGACGCTCGTGCAACTGCTGCTGCGGCTGCGCGATCCCGACGAGGGCCGCCTGCACGTCAACGGCGAGGACGCGCGACGCTTCCGCCGCGCGGAGTGGAACCGTCGGGTCGCCTACGTCCCGCAGACCCCGCAGCTGATCTGGGGGACCGTGTCCGAGAACATCCGCTTCTACCGCCCCGACATCCCGCAGGAGGCGGTCGAGCAGGCGGCCCGACGGGCACACATCCACGACGAGATCCTGGCGCTGCCCGACGGCTACGACACCGTCGTCGGTGAGCGGGTCTCGGCGGTGTCCGGGGGGCAACGGCAGCGGCTGTGCCTGGCGCGTGCGCTGGCCGGCGACCCGGACGTGCTGATCCTCGACGAACCGACCAGCGCGCTCGACGTCAAGTCCGAGATGGGCGTGCAGGAGTCGTTGCGCTCGCTCAAGGGCGAGATGATCCTGTTCCTGGTCGCCCACCGGATGTCGACGCTGTCGATCTGCAACCGGGTGATGGTGGTCGTCGACGGGCGGCTGCAGGCCATCGACGCGCCGCAGCGGTTGTTGGAGTCCAACGCGTTCTACCGCGAGGCGATCGAGATCACCCGCCAGCAGAGCACGATCTGA
- a CDS encoding Ku protein — protein MPRAIWNGAISFGLVNIPVKLVTATQSKKVSFREVRRGDNSRIRHRKVAANDGEEVTQDQIVKGYEIAPDRYVVLDPDELKALDPGRSRAIDIEDFVDLADIEPLQYESSYYLLPGEMGGKSYELLRRAMQETGKAGVARFTLRSKQYLAVLRPVGPALAVSTLLYHDEVVSPAQLDGLPEDVEVADRELTMASSLIESMTVAWDPTRYEDEHRQRVLELIERKAEGEDLAEASTPERDAGDVVDLMAALEASLSAAKAGDEPRDAGRRDTA, from the coding sequence ATGCCACGCGCGATCTGGAACGGCGCGATCAGCTTCGGGCTGGTCAACATCCCGGTGAAGCTGGTGACCGCCACCCAGTCGAAGAAGGTCAGCTTCCGCGAGGTCCGGCGGGGGGACAACTCGCGCATCCGCCACCGCAAGGTCGCGGCGAACGACGGCGAGGAGGTCACCCAGGACCAGATCGTCAAGGGCTACGAGATCGCGCCCGACCGCTACGTCGTGCTCGATCCCGACGAGCTCAAGGCGCTGGATCCGGGGCGGTCGCGTGCGATCGACATCGAGGACTTCGTCGACCTCGCCGACATCGAGCCGCTGCAGTACGAGTCGTCCTACTACCTGCTGCCCGGCGAGATGGGCGGCAAGTCCTACGAGTTGCTGCGCCGCGCGATGCAGGAGACCGGCAAGGCCGGCGTGGCCCGGTTCACGTTGCGCAGCAAGCAGTACCTCGCGGTGTTGCGCCCGGTCGGACCTGCGCTCGCCGTCTCGACGCTGCTCTACCACGACGAGGTGGTCTCGCCCGCGCAGCTCGACGGCCTCCCCGAGGACGTCGAGGTGGCCGACCGCGAACTGACCATGGCGAGCAGCCTGATCGAGTCGATGACCGTCGCGTGGGACCCGACCCGTTACGAGGACGAGCACCGGCAGCGGGTGCTGGAGCTGATCGAGCGCAAGGCCGAGGGCGAGGACCTCGCCGAGGCGAGCACGCCCGAGCGCGACGCCGGTGACGTCGTCGACCTGATGGCGGCGCTCGAGGCGTCGCTGTCGGCCGCGAAGGCCGGGGACGAGCCGCGCGACGCCGGTCGACGCGACACGGCCTGA
- a CDS encoding DNA polymerase domain-containing protein: protein MATGAAQRQTVEVPGTAADGTSVVRRLSVSNLGKVYWPQRGTTKAAFLNYLVAIAPAMLPHLAHRPVTFKRYPDGVEGQSFFEKRCPPHKPDWLATTTLPKRGTGRWGRPIPPEERRRPRPGEREELVEHCDLADTAALVWAGNLGALELHVPMGRAPDPSTPRAVVFDLDPGAPADVITCAQVALRLREVFDRLSLTAVPKTSGGKGLQLYVPLNVEGVTYDDTSGFSQQIAQLLERVHPELVVSRQTKTERVGRVLIDWYQNTLTKTTVCVYSPRARERPTVSTPVTWDEVSDAADDGDPEALRFELDDVIARVEAQGDLFAPVARLQQELPTLA from the coding sequence ATGGCGACGGGTGCGGCGCAGCGCCAGACCGTCGAGGTGCCCGGGACCGCCGCCGACGGGACGTCGGTGGTGCGCCGGCTGAGCGTGTCGAATCTCGGGAAGGTGTACTGGCCGCAGCGCGGCACCACCAAGGCGGCGTTCCTCAACTACCTGGTCGCGATCGCGCCGGCGATGCTGCCCCACCTCGCGCACCGACCGGTGACGTTCAAGCGCTACCCGGACGGGGTCGAGGGCCAGAGCTTCTTCGAGAAGCGCTGCCCACCGCACAAGCCGGACTGGCTGGCCACCACGACGCTGCCCAAGCGGGGGACCGGTCGTTGGGGCCGACCGATCCCACCCGAGGAGCGTCGCCGACCGCGACCGGGGGAACGCGAGGAGCTCGTCGAGCACTGCGACCTCGCCGACACCGCCGCGCTGGTGTGGGCCGGCAACCTCGGCGCGCTGGAGCTGCACGTGCCGATGGGCCGGGCGCCCGATCCGTCCACGCCCCGAGCGGTGGTGTTCGACCTCGACCCCGGCGCGCCCGCCGACGTGATCACCTGCGCGCAGGTGGCACTGCGCCTGCGCGAGGTGTTCGACCGGCTGTCGCTGACCGCCGTGCCCAAGACCTCCGGGGGCAAGGGTCTGCAGCTGTACGTGCCGCTCAACGTCGAGGGCGTCACCTACGACGACACCAGTGGGTTCTCCCAGCAGATCGCGCAACTGCTCGAGCGGGTCCATCCGGAGCTGGTCGTCTCCAGGCAGACCAAGACCGAACGCGTGGGCAGGGTGCTGATCGACTGGTACCAGAACACGCTGACCAAGACGACCGTGTGTGTCTACTCGCCCCGCGCACGCGAGCGTCCGACGGTGTCCACGCCGGTGACCTGGGACGAGGTGTCCGACGCGGCCGACGACGGTGATCCCGAGGCGCTGCGCTTCGAGCTCGACGACGTGATCGCCCGCGTCGAGGCCCAGGGGGACCTGTTCGCCCCCGTCGCGCGGCTGCAGCAGGAGCTGCCCACCCTGGCGTGA
- a CDS encoding cold-shock protein — MQSELQQLTAEIPVVQARARGEVRWFNQEKGYGFIAPDDGSDDVFVRYSAIDGDGFKTLAAGQQVTYERSDDGRGPRALQVRPA, encoded by the coding sequence GTGCAGTCCGAACTGCAGCAGTTGACCGCCGAGATCCCGGTCGTCCAGGCCCGCGCCCGTGGCGAGGTCCGCTGGTTCAACCAGGAGAAGGGCTACGGCTTCATCGCGCCGGACGACGGCAGCGACGACGTCTTCGTGCGCTACTCCGCGATCGACGGCGACGGGTTCAAGACGCTCGCCGCCGGACAGCAGGTCACCTACGAACGCAGCGACGACGGTCGTGGCCCCCGCGCGTTGCAGGTCCGGCCGGCCTGA
- a CDS encoding iron-containing redox enzyme family protein: MTAIETPRETSSATPITDGAPRPVQTPGRHLPCPLPTPRGPVSSFLVEHLTRAPHDLPLWPAPEDDPLTGEDTHLALYLVYELHYRGVEGVDERWEWHPDLIRLRGQLEQRFEAGLVELVGDMPDVDDVTTFLQQLTTDDGSGEGRSISKFIEAEGDLHQFREQAIHRTAWQLKEADPHSWAIPRLGGRPKAALVEIQADEYGDGVDQDVHAELYALTMERLGLSARPNHYLDLLPGITLATVNLVSMFGLHRRWLGAVIGHLAVFEMSSVTTMARFGTALRRLEFDPWTCLFFDTHVVADAHHQTVAATDLAGGLVEQDPDRLGEVVFGALALCRLEAKLTEHVLGSWDRGESSLLGSFEAPEQAPGQRMVHVPADDPRRHER; encoded by the coding sequence GTGACTGCGATCGAAACGCCGCGCGAGACGTCGTCGGCGACCCCGATCACCGACGGGGCCCCCCGCCCGGTGCAGACCCCGGGTCGGCACCTGCCCTGCCCGCTGCCGACGCCGCGCGGGCCGGTCAGCAGCTTCCTCGTGGAGCACCTGACCCGCGCGCCGCACGACCTGCCGCTGTGGCCGGCGCCGGAGGACGACCCGCTCACCGGCGAGGACACCCACCTCGCGCTGTATCTCGTCTACGAACTGCACTACCGCGGGGTCGAGGGCGTCGACGAGCGCTGGGAGTGGCACCCGGACCTGATCCGGCTGCGTGGCCAGCTCGAGCAGCGCTTCGAGGCGGGTCTGGTCGAGCTCGTGGGGGACATGCCCGACGTCGACGACGTCACGACCTTCCTGCAACAGCTGACGACCGACGACGGCAGCGGCGAGGGGCGCTCGATCTCGAAGTTCATCGAGGCCGAGGGGGACCTGCACCAGTTCCGCGAGCAGGCGATCCACCGCACCGCGTGGCAGCTCAAGGAGGCCGACCCGCACAGCTGGGCGATCCCCCGGCTGGGCGGCCGGCCCAAGGCGGCGCTGGTGGAGATCCAGGCCGACGAGTACGGCGACGGGGTGGACCAGGACGTCCACGCCGAGCTGTACGCGTTGACGATGGAGCGACTGGGGTTGTCCGCGCGGCCAAACCACTACCTCGACCTGCTGCCGGGGATCACGCTCGCGACGGTGAACCTGGTGTCGATGTTCGGACTGCACCGGCGCTGGCTGGGCGCGGTCATCGGGCACCTCGCGGTGTTCGAGATGTCCTCGGTGACGACCATGGCCCGGTTCGGCACGGCGCTGCGCCGGCTCGAGTTCGACCCGTGGACGTGCTTGTTCTTCGACACGCACGTGGTGGCCGACGCCCACCACCAGACCGTCGCCGCCACCGACCTGGCCGGTGGGCTGGTCGAGCAGGACCCGGACCGACTCGGCGAGGTCGTGTTCGGGGCCCTGGCGCTGTGCCGGCTCGAGGCGAAGCTGACCGAGCACGTGCTGGGTTCCTGGGACCGCGGCGAGTCGTCGCTGCTGGGGAGCTTCGAAGCACCCGAGCAGGCACCCGGACAGCGGATGGTGCACGTGCCGGCCGACGACCCGCGCCGGCACGAACGCTGA